Proteins encoded within one genomic window of Anas platyrhynchos isolate ZD024472 breed Pekin duck chromosome 28, IASCAAS_PekinDuck_T2T, whole genome shotgun sequence:
- the ORMDL3 gene encoding ORM1-like protein 3 yields the protein MNVGTAHSEVNPNTRVMNSRGIWLSYVLGIGLLHVVLLSIPFFSVPVVWTLTNIIHNMSMYIFLHTVKGTPFETPDQGKARLLTHWEQMDYGVQFTASRKFLTIMPIVLYFLTSFYTKYDRIHFVINTISLMSVLIPKLPQFHGVRIFGINKY from the exons ATGAACGTGGGAACGGCACACAGCGAGGTGAACCCCAACACCCGCGTCATGAACAGCCGCGGCATCTGGCTGTCCTACGTCCTTGGAATCGGGCTGCTGCACGTTGTGCTCCTCAGCATCCCCTTCTTCAGCGTCCCCGTGGTTTGGACTCTGACGAACATCATCCACAACATG AGTATGTACATCTTCCTACATACCGTGAAAGGAACTCCTTTCGAGACACCGGATCAGGGGAAGGCTCGGCTGCTCACGCACTGGGAGCAGATGGACTACGGCGTGCAGTTCACAGCGTCCCGCAAGTTCCTGACCATCATGCCCATCGTACT GTATTTTCTAACCAGCTTTTACACAAAGTATGACCGGATACACTTCGTAATCAACACCATCTCCCTAATGAGCGTCCTGATCCCCAAGCTGCCTCAGTTTCACGGAGTCCGGATCTTTGGGATCAACAAGTACTGA
- the GSDMA gene encoding gasdermin-A, producing MFKKVTQNVAKQMDPSGNLVPVESIVDQDHFRTLCLVTGKGKTSFRQFLPYKRTEYKLHDVLLPGKDDESDESIPCRDQQDSKRFATAGRAHDQIDGFVSVDTKPVQVELGGSASFSKEWSIKVEKKAVDVKQLEALSRKRKLNVDHPFIQQLRKMQQNLYVVHETVEASDDVIYEESKEKTGKFAAQLYAKLVAKGTCMRKQSITIPKSYILAFKVIQVIIKDAAWEIHYFPESKTPTFASDGVIGRQLDVLKKEVKKNCEILSQLPVNLRSMFLGAIKYALRDTDFFEELAQKMGAVFNELDNCELTTQNPKLKDVLSILQSLSEDERHNLAGAIYYTLEALSEQPEEQRLFLLESLEMETVRRQRTLVEEIFSCIGGGTEGRSGGDDVLLPFSANEEEETTNAVLEMSGVRIQEDGFALCNQKGFAALEALYPCLYALDLLSHSR from the exons ATGTTTAAAAAAGTCACCCAAAATGTGGCAAAGCAAATGGATCCAAGCGGAAACCTGGTTCCAGTTGAAAGCATCGTCGACCAAGACCATTTCAGAACCCTCTGTCTAGttacaggaaaaggaaaaacctcATTCCGCCAGTTTCTTCCCTACAAACGGACAGAATATAAACTCCAtgatgtgctgctgcctggaaaAGACGATGAAAGTGACG AGTCCATCCCCTGCAGAGACCAGCAAGACTCGAAGCGCTTTGCAACTGCAGGAAGAGCCCATGACCAAATTGATGGATTCGTGAGCGTGGACACCAAACCCGTGCAGGTAGAATTAGGAGGGTCTGCCTCCTTCTCCAAGGAGTGGTCCAtcaaggtggaaaaaaaggcagtagaTGTAAAGCAACTCGAGGCGCTGAGTAGAAAAAG AAAACTCAACGTGGATCACCCCTTCATTCAGCAATTACGGAAGATGCAACAGAATTTATACGTGGTTCACGAAACGGTAGAAGCCTCAGATGATGTCATCTATGAAGAATCCAAAGAGAAAACAGGGAAATTCGCGGCCCAGCTTTACGCTAAGCTTGTTGCAAAG GGTACCTGCATGAGGAAACAAAGCATAACCATACCCAAGAGCTACATCCTAGCCTTCAAGGTGATCCAGGTGATCATTAAAGATGCGGCATGGG AAATTCATTATTTCCCAGAGAGTAAGACACCAACGTTCGCATCTGATG GTGTCATAGGTAGACAACTTGACGTGCTgaagaaagaagtaaagaagaaCTGCGAAATTCTCTCCCAGTTGCCTGTTAATCTGAGGAGCATGTTTTTAGGAGCCATCAAATATGCATTGAGAGACACTGACTTCTTTGAGGAATTGGCCCAGAAA ATGGGAGCGGTTTTTAATGAACTTGATAATTGTGAGCTGACAACACAGAACCCAAAGCTAAAAGACGTGCTGAGCATCTTACAGTCGCTTTCAGAAGACGAACGCCATAACCTGGCAGGAGCAATTTACTACACTCTTGAGGCTCTCAGTG AGCAACCAGAGGAACAACGGCTATTCTTGCTAGAATCCCTGGAAATGGAGACTGTGCGACGTCAGCGTACCCTG GTTGAGGAAATCTTCAGCTGTATAGGAGGAGGCACGGAGGGCCGTTCTGGCGGGGATGACGTCTTGCTCCCCTTCTCGGCAaacgaagaagaagaaacaaccAACGCAGTGCTCGAGATGAGTGGAGTGAGGATCCAGGAGGATGGATTTGCTCTCTGCAATCAAAAAGGCTTCGCGGCCCTCGAAGCCCTGTACCCATGTCTGTATGCACTAGATCTCTTGAGTCACTCCCGATAG